Genomic window (Vitis riparia cultivar Riparia Gloire de Montpellier isolate 1030 chromosome 4, EGFV_Vit.rip_1.0, whole genome shotgun sequence):
TTAGGGTAGTTAAGTCTGAGGATGAACTTGAGTATTTGGAACTTGTTTCTTGGAATCCTGCCTTGGCTGTGACAGAATTGGAGAAGAAGGCAAATGGGGCAAATGGAGATATTCTTCCCACACCGGGTTTGCTTTCCCTTCCGTTCCCCTTGAAATTTCCTCCTAACTACAAGAAGGTGTATAGGTATGGAGGAAAAATTGATCACTTTCAGAAACGGTCGTATTTGTCTCCATATGCAGATGCCCGTGGCATGAAAGCTGGGTCACGAGAATTTGATAAGAGGGCAGTGGCTATTATGCATGAGTTGCTTAGCTTTACTATTGAGAAGAGGTTGGTCACAGATCACCTTACCCACTTCCGTTGGGAACTTGTTATGCCTcaaaagctcatgagacttctTCTGAAGCATTTTGGCATTTTCTATGTCTCTGAGAGGGGGAAGAGGTTTAGTGTGTTCTTGACTGAAGCCTATGAAGGTTCAGAGCTGATTGACAAATGCCCATTGGTTCTTTGGAAGGAAAAAGTCCAGAATCTTATTGGTTACAGAGGAAGGAAGCGCAGAATTGAAACTTTTGATGACTTGACAGATATGGAGGATACTAGTTTGTTTGAGATGGATTctgagaatgaaaattttgatgcaGAACTCGAGCAGGGTGAGACCATTGATGGTTTAGGCAATGGCTTACTTGCAGATGACGTTGAGATGGAGATTGGAGAGATTTGCAATGCATACAAGGATAATGAACCATCCTGAGGTCAtatatcttttcttttaatatcaattttttttaaaagaaaaaaaaattgcttaatttaactttgaaagattctatatttttttttggattttgataaTCCAGTCCGCAGAAGAAAGCAAAAGAGCATTTAGCATAAATCAAGGAAAATCTTTTGGCACATACCTTGGCAAAGTCTTCAAAAATTTATTCTGATAGTGGAAAGTTAGAACTATGATATCATTACATGGTTTTAGTGGTAACCATCAGCACACACCAGTAGAAAGTGGGCTATATCATTCAATTTTCAGAGAAATTATGAGAATAATAGAGACTGGTTGTGGGTTATTCAGAGAATATGAGTTTACTAGAAGAGTACAAGTTTCCATGAAGATGTTTACTATGGCACTCTCCCGTCTCATCTATTTGTTGCTAGGGGGAACCCAACCCTGCTTTTGGCTGAACAACTTAATACAACTATTCTGTTGAATAGAGATACTTTAATTTTTCAGAAACCAAAACATCATGGAGTGTAAGATTCAAAAATCTTTCTTAAGACAAAGAATATGCTTCTTAAGACTTTGTTTTCGTGGTCCCATGGT
Coding sequences:
- the LOC117912860 gene encoding protein WHAT'S THIS FACTOR 1 homolog, chloroplastic-like → MQSIHFRRKMMAYRVIGTVIELNCSKYASGYKESLQHTRLMTTSKRVQDRSTKKRVHDLEIVTEKWKIVSKVLFLMEVLKKEAEQIITVRSLDQYRRQVNLPKPHKISDFIRKSPKLFELYKDQKGVLWCGMTKEAEDLVAEEERLLEEHADKAAEHVTRFLMMSIDKRLPLDKIAHFRRDFGLPYDFRTSWVRKYPQHFRVVKSEDELEYLELVSWNPALAVTELEKKANGANGDILPTPGLLSLPFPLKFPPNYKKVYRYGGKIDHFQKRSYLSPYADARGMKAGSREFDKRAVAIMHELLSFTIEKRLVTDHLTHFRWELVMPQKLMRLLLKHFGIFYVSERGKRFSVFLTEAYEGSELIDKCPLVLWKEKVQNLIGYRGRKRRIETFDDLTDMEDTSLFEMDSENENFDAELEQGETIDGLGNGLLADDVEMEIGEICNAYKDNEPS